The Chitinophaga niabensis genome segment GTGCTATGATCTCTTTTACTTTATTCAGCTTCTCTTCAGAAAATTGAACGGCCATTTATAAAACTTCTTTATTGTTATTCTTCTTAAGCATCTAACTCACCCGCAATCAGGTTCAGCGAACTCATACAAATGATTGCATCACTCAGCATCGCCCCTTGCACCATCTCAGGATAGGCCTGGTAGTAGATGAAACAAGGTCTGCGGAAATGCAAACGGTATGGGGAACGTCCGCCATCACTGATAAGATAAAAACCAAGCTCACCATTCGCCCCCTCTACGGGATTGTACAGCTCACCAGGTAAAATATCTGTCTCACCCATCACAATCTTAAAGTGATAGATCAGCGCTTCCATCTTCGTATATACATCAGATTTATCAGGTAGGTAATAGGCCGGAACATCCGCGTGGTAAACATCTTCCGGCAGTGACTTCAGTTTATCCATCGCCTGGCGGATGATGCTGATGCTTTGCCATTGTTCTGCATTGCGCACCAGGAAGCGGTCATACGTATCACCAGTGGTACCTACGGGAATTGAGAATTCAAAATCCTCATAAGAACAATATGGATTAGCGATGCGCACATCGTAATCCACACCTGTCGCTCTCAGGTTAGGTCCGGTGAAACCATAGTTCATAGCCCTTTCAGCGGTAATACCACCAACACCCTGGGTACGTTCCATGAAAATACGGTTACGGGTAAAGAGGTTTTCAAACTCCTTCAGTACCGCAGGATATTCCGCAAGGAATTTCTCGATCTTCTGGAAAGCAGCCGGTGTAAAGTTCCTTTCAAAACCACCTACACGGCCAATATTAGTAGTGAGGCGGGAGCCGCACACTTCTTCATAAATTTCATATACCAGCTCACGGTACTGCATCACATAGAGGAACCCTGTAAAGGCACCGCTATCCACCCCAATCACGGAATTACAGATCAGGTGATCCGTAATACGTGCCAGCTCCATGATGATCACCCGCAGGTAATCCACACGCTTAGGTGTTTGGATCCCCAGCAGTTTTTCCACCGTCAGATGCCAGCCCATATTATTAATAGGAGCAGAACAATAGTTCAGCCGGTCTGTTAAAGGCGTGATCTGATAATAAGGTCTCCGCTCTGCAATCTTTTCGAAAGCACGATGAATATAACCCACAGTAGGTGTGGCGGACACAATGCGCTCGCCATCCATCTCCATAATATTCTGGAACACACCATGCGTGGCAGGGTGTGTTGGACCCAGGTTGAGCGTGCTTGTTTGCTTCTCTATGGAACCGTCTGGTAATTTTATATGTTGCTCTGACATATCCTGGCTAAATAAAATTCAAAATTTAGATCCCTGCTGTGTTTCCTCCACGGCCAAACATTTCATCGTCTTTGTCCGTTCTGCTCTGGTCTTCCAGCGGAAATTCCTTACGCATCGGGAAGTAATCCATCTCGTCCACATTCAGGATGCGGATCAGGTTAGGATGACCTACGAAATCGATACCGAAGAAATCATACGTTTCTCTTTCCATCCAGTTAGCGGAAGAAAAGATCTGCGTAGCCGTGAACACCTGGGGTGTATTTACATCTGTAAACACCTTGAAGCGCAAACGCACATTATCAACAAAATTATGCAGGTGGTATACTACAGCCAGCTCAGCTCCCTTTTTATCAGGATAATGCACTGCTGTAAGATCAGAGAGGAAACGAAATTGCAGGTCCTTTTCATCATAAAGGAACTGCATCACTTTGAGGTTCATCTCCTTGGGGGCATGAAAGCTCATGATCCCGAAAGACTCCTCGAAATCGGTAATTGCATCGCCAAACTTCTCTGCCAGCCTGTTTTTTATATGCTCGTTCGTCAAAGACATGTATAAGCTATTAACTTTTCTATTGTATTCCGTAGGAATTCATCAACTCCTGGTACCGGTCTGAATGGCGGCGGCGCAAACTTTCCTGGCCTACCAGTTCCTGTATACGCATAAACCCGTCAATGATGGCTTCAGGGCGTGGCGGGCATCCCGGTACATACACATCCACCGGTATCACCTGGTCTATACCCTGCAGCACAGAGTAAGTATCAAAGATACCTCCACTGCTCGCACATGCACCCACAGCAATCACCCAGCGTGGCTCTGCCATCTGCAGATACACCTGGCGTAATACGGGGGCCATCTTCTTCGCAATAGTACCCATCACCATCAGCAGATCGCACTGCCGGGGTGTGAAGCCTAAACGTTCAGAACCAAAACGGGAAATATCGTAGTGAGCGGCCATGGTAGCCATAAATTCAATACCACAACAGGATGTGGCAAACGGTAATGGCCAGATGGAGTTTTTCCTTGCAGCACCAATTACCTTATCAAATGAAGTAGCGAAAAATCCTTCGCCGGTATAACCTTCCGGTATTTCTACCAGCTTCACCTTGTCGTTAAACTGAACAGGACGAGACATAATCTTTACCCTCCTTATCCCCCTGCCTTAAACAGGGAGAATTTTATAAATAGTTAACTTAATCCTGACTAATCTTCCCAGCGCAATGCTCCCTTCTTGATAATATAGAAGAAACCAGCCATAAAGAACCCTACAAATGCCAGCACAGCCCAGAAACCATCCCAACCTAAAGCCTTAAAATTAACAGCATAAGGGTAGAAAAAGATTACCTCCACATCGAATAGAACGAAAAGGATAGCCGTGAGGAAGTACTTAACCGCCACTGGCTGACGGGCATTACCCATTTGTTCAATACCACTCTCAAAATTCACCAACTTATCACTGGTTTTCCGCTTAGGCCCTAAAAAATGGGTGGCAATCATCGTAACGCCAACAAACCCCAAGGCTGCAATCAGTTGCAAAACGATAGGGAAATAACTAAAAGGAGTACTGCTGGCAGTCAAAAATTCAGAGGCAAAAAACATAAGCTTCCCAATATAATTGTCCGAAAGCGCAAAAATACTGCAAGAAATGCATAAATCAAATCCATGACGGGGGAAAATCTAATCTTTTTTTTGTATATGTAATATAATCAGATATGATTGTTTGGGTTTCCGGGGTTTCCAAATGGTTGTAAATCTATTGAATTCGAACATCTTATTAATTTGGAACGGCAAATATCCTTTCAAGTATAGCGTCCAGAGGAGGCCCCTTTAGCTTAGATGCAATTATTTTTCCTTCATTATCAATCAGAAAGATGGAAGGAAATTCCCTGACACCATATTTCCACTTACCGATGCTTTCAGCTCCCTGTTTATCGAATAATTGTAACCATTTCATTTTCTCCTGCCTGATCATGCGGAGCCAGGCCTCTTTTTCTGTATCCATTGAAATACTGATGATAATTAACCCGTTTTTCTCATATTTGGCTTGAATTTCTTTCAAATGCTGCAACTCTACGAAACAATTATAGCATGTACTCTCCCAAAAATCTAATAAAATATACTTTCCTTTATATTCTTCTAAGCGGTGTTGGATATTATTTGAGTCAGGTAATGCAAACAGGAATGCCAGGTTGCCCGCCAGGTTTTTCCTTTCCGTATCCAGCCTTTTTAGGAAATCAACCGCACCAGGCATCGTTTTCCCCTCTTGCCCCAGGCTGTTATAAAAACTTTCACGGGTGGAGAGATCAAAATAAAGAGAATATTTGTCCAGGATATAAGCAGTTGCATAGGAATTAGGATATTGGCTCAGCAACTTATCATATTGTGGTTTTAAAAATGTTTGCAGGGGGAAAGCAGTGCTTTGTTGTTTTAAGCTGTCCTGTAATTTTTTATCCTTTACTACAACAGACAGCTTCTCTGCTAGTTCCTTCAAAAAACCTTCCAGTATTTTATTGGCTTCCGCTCCGGAAATGGCAGAAGTGGCAAAAGAATTTGAAGAAGCCTGGATCTCTATTCTCCCCGGACGATCTACTAAAATGGCCAAAGGCAGAAATCCTCCGCTTTTCCTCAACTCAAACTCCGTATAAAACAAATACCTGGATGGATAAATAAAATCGCAGTTTATTTCAAAGGCCCCATCATGAATAATAGCAGAATCTTTTTGGCGTGTAACGTTATTGTACATGTAAACACGATAGTTATCTAAACTATCCTTCCTATCCTTAAAGTATCCTTTAAACGTTATGGTATTATTATTGGCATGTATGCTGATGGGGAAAAATAAGGTTAGCAGTGTTAATATTACCCTACTCATATTCTAATTTATATAATTTCTGCAGAGTTGATTCCCTTCTTCTGATAGTAAAAGGCGATATCACTGATTTGATATCGCCTTTAAAAGGAATATTCCTCTTATTAGTCACATTGAATACCTCCCCATACCACACATCTACCATTTACACAAATTTGGCCGTCAGGACAATCCAAATTTTCAAGACAATCTTCACCTTCCCAGTAACTTATGCAAAACCCATGATGACAATAAAAGCCGGCAGGGCATGGTCCTTGCGAAACTTTC includes the following:
- a CDS encoding NADH-quinone oxidoreductase subunit D, with the protein product MSEQHIKLPDGSIEKQTSTLNLGPTHPATHGVFQNIMEMDGERIVSATPTVGYIHRAFEKIAERRPYYQITPLTDRLNYCSAPINNMGWHLTVEKLLGIQTPKRVDYLRVIIMELARITDHLICNSVIGVDSGAFTGFLYVMQYRELVYEIYEEVCGSRLTTNIGRVGGFERNFTPAAFQKIEKFLAEYPAVLKEFENLFTRNRIFMERTQGVGGITAERAMNYGFTGPNLRATGVDYDVRIANPYCSYEDFEFSIPVGTTGDTYDRFLVRNAEQWQSISIIRQAMDKLKSLPEDVYHADVPAYYLPDKSDVYTKMEALIYHFKIVMGETDILPGELYNPVEGANGELGFYLISDGGRSPYRLHFRRPCFIYYQAYPEMVQGAMLSDAIICMSSLNLIAGELDA
- a CDS encoding NADH-quinone oxidoreductase subunit C — translated: MSLTNEHIKNRLAEKFGDAITDFEESFGIMSFHAPKEMNLKVMQFLYDEKDLQFRFLSDLTAVHYPDKKGAELAVVYHLHNFVDNVRLRFKVFTDVNTPQVFTATQIFSSANWMERETYDFFGIDFVGHPNLIRILNVDEMDYFPMRKEFPLEDQSRTDKDDEMFGRGGNTAGI
- a CDS encoding NADH-quinone oxidoreductase subunit B yields the protein MSRPVQFNDKVKLVEIPEGYTGEGFFATSFDKVIGAARKNSIWPLPFATSCCGIEFMATMAAHYDISRFGSERLGFTPRQCDLLMVMGTIAKKMAPVLRQVYLQMAEPRWVIAVGACASSGGIFDTYSVLQGIDQVIPVDVYVPGCPPRPEAIIDGFMRIQELVGQESLRRRHSDRYQELMNSYGIQ
- a CDS encoding NADH-quinone oxidoreductase subunit A, with the translated sequence MFFASEFLTASSTPFSYFPIVLQLIAALGFVGVTMIATHFLGPKRKTSDKLVNFESGIEQMGNARQPVAVKYFLTAILFVLFDVEVIFFYPYAVNFKALGWDGFWAVLAFVGFFMAGFFYIIKKGALRWED
- a CDS encoding peroxiredoxin family protein — translated: MSRVILTLLTLFFPISIHANNNTITFKGYFKDRKDSLDNYRVYMYNNVTRQKDSAIIHDGAFEINCDFIYPSRYLFYTEFELRKSGGFLPLAILVDRPGRIEIQASSNSFATSAISGAEANKILEGFLKELAEKLSVVVKDKKLQDSLKQQSTAFPLQTFLKPQYDKLLSQYPNSYATAYILDKYSLYFDLSTRESFYNSLGQEGKTMPGAVDFLKRLDTERKNLAGNLAFLFALPDSNNIQHRLEEYKGKYILLDFWESTCYNCFVELQHLKEIQAKYEKNGLIIISISMDTEKEAWLRMIRQEKMKWLQLFDKQGAESIGKWKYGVREFPSIFLIDNEGKIIASKLKGPPLDAILERIFAVPN